In the Bacillus solimangrovi genome, one interval contains:
- a CDS encoding dihydrolipoyl dehydrogenase family protein, whose product MSKYDLVVIGGGAAGLTAAAGAASMGAKVALIEKNSLLGGDCLHYGCVPSKALITSAKAVHQARKSAAEFGLLIEGEADIAVAMDRVRQSIETIQHHDSHERFEGLGIDVITGAATFVNEHKVKVTDGTEIEGKRFVIATGSSPFIPQVEGIDRVDYLTNETIFKLKQAPKRMAVIGGGAIGLELSQSISRFGTDVTVIERHSRLFAREEEQIAETVQNRLEQELSFHFNSSLEKVDKQNDEIVITVKNIDTNLVEHLTVDALFMSAGRKPNIETLGLENAGVKTEKGYVVVNEYLQTSQSHIFAVGDVNGAMPFTHVAGMEGKLIVQNAVFGIKKKVSYKNVPYVIFTDPEVFHLGLTETEARAKYGDENIKVYQKELNDVDRFVADRDTEGLVKVITDKKGHILGAHAVGSNAGDWMQEIVFAMTNGNKIGDLSNVIHPYPTHGAALQQTADMYWREKLFNGKIPAITEKYIKWFR is encoded by the coding sequence TTGAGTAAATATGACTTAGTTGTTATTGGTGGTGGTGCAGCAGGATTAACTGCAGCAGCAGGAGCAGCAAGTATGGGGGCAAAGGTAGCATTAATTGAAAAGAACTCATTACTTGGCGGTGATTGCTTACACTACGGGTGTGTACCTTCAAAGGCACTCATTACAAGTGCGAAAGCTGTTCATCAAGCAAGGAAGTCAGCTGCTGAGTTTGGCTTATTGATTGAGGGAGAAGCGGACATAGCAGTTGCAATGGACAGAGTACGGCAATCGATTGAAACGATTCAACATCATGATAGCCATGAACGATTCGAGGGTTTAGGCATCGATGTAATCACTGGAGCAGCAACATTTGTGAATGAGCATAAGGTCAAGGTGACAGATGGTACTGAGATTGAAGGGAAACGATTTGTAATTGCGACAGGTTCTTCGCCATTCATTCCTCAAGTTGAAGGGATTGATCGTGTTGACTATTTAACGAATGAGACTATTTTCAAACTCAAGCAAGCTCCAAAGCGAATGGCAGTGATCGGTGGAGGAGCAATTGGATTAGAGCTATCACAATCTATTTCTAGATTTGGAACTGATGTGACTGTTATTGAACGGCATTCACGTCTATTTGCTAGGGAAGAAGAACAAATAGCAGAAACAGTACAAAATAGGCTTGAACAAGAATTATCTTTCCACTTTAACAGCAGTTTAGAGAAGGTAGATAAACAGAATGATGAGATTGTAATTACGGTAAAAAATATCGATACGAACCTAGTAGAACATCTGACAGTTGATGCGCTTTTTATGTCGGCTGGTCGCAAACCTAATATTGAAACGTTAGGTCTTGAAAATGCTGGGGTGAAGACGGAAAAAGGGTACGTTGTTGTGAACGAGTATTTACAAACATCACAGTCACATATCTTTGCTGTAGGTGATGTAAACGGTGCGATGCCATTTACTCATGTAGCAGGTATGGAAGGAAAACTGATTGTTCAAAATGCTGTATTTGGGATCAAAAAGAAAGTTTCGTATAAGAATGTTCCATATGTTATTTTTACTGATCCAGAAGTTTTTCATTTAGGATTAACGGAAACTGAAGCACGTGCAAAATATGGTGATGAAAATATAAAAGTGTACCAAAAAGAGTTGAATGATGTTGATCGATTTGTTGCAGATCGTGACACTGAAGGACTGGTAAAGGTCATTACTGATAAGAAAGGTCATATTTTAGGTGCACATGCAGTTGGATCAAATGCAGGTGATTGGATGCAGGAAATTGTATTTGCGATGACAAACGGTAATAAGATTGGTGATCTATCAAATGTTATTCATCCATATCCTACACATGGAGCAGCATTGCAACAAACAGCTGATATGTATTGGAGAGAAAAATTGTTTAACGGGAAAATCCCAGCAATTACGGAAAAGTATATTAAGTGGTTTAGATAA
- a CDS encoding OsmC family protein: protein MMSKINVQVSGKSKGMQSVLNAGNHTITIDEPPNMGGQDSGADPLSTLLSSLAGCENVIANLVAKEINFDLKGIDFDIVGVLDPRGLMGDETVKPYFEKVTINAKVDTSESQERIDELQGKVDKRCPVYTTLEAAGIELVPNWTKA, encoded by the coding sequence ATGATGTCAAAAATAAATGTTCAAGTTTCAGGAAAGTCAAAGGGAATGCAGTCGGTGTTGAATGCGGGTAATCATACAATTACAATAGATGAGCCACCAAATATGGGTGGGCAAGATTCGGGTGCAGATCCGCTATCAACATTATTAAGCTCTTTAGCAGGATGTGAAAATGTAATTGCAAATTTAGTTGCCAAAGAAATCAATTTTGATCTAAAGGGAATCGATTTCGATATCGTTGGGGTGCTAGATCCACGTGGGTTAATGGGTGATGAAACAGTTAAACCTTACTTTGAAAAAGTAACGATAAATGCAAAAGTAGATACAAGTGAATCACAAGAGCGCATTGATGAATTACAAGGTAAAGTTGACAAGCGTTGTCCAGTATATACAACTCTTGAAGCAGCGGGGATTGAATTAGTACCTAATTGGACAAAAGCATAA